In the Primulina tabacum isolate GXHZ01 chromosome 15, ASM2559414v2, whole genome shotgun sequence genome, ATGATATATATTGAAAAATTAATCCCGAGTTCGTTCGAGTTTTGGCCCCAAGTCAAATTCTCTCTCCACTTCGAGATAATCAATTGGAAGGAAAATTCCTGGCCTCATATAAAGGATTGGAACTTAAAGTAATAGCCAAGTAAAGTATTTTGGCATTCTAATATAGCAAAAATATCTTGATTCTACGTTGTAAATCCCAACCTTTCATCTTCTCGTGTACGATAAATGTTCAAGAACGCGTCACCAAAGCGAAGAACgttttcttttctcttcttttcgtttctcttttctttgtttTGATCCTCAAAACATTTGCATGGCTGCTAAGCTTTTGAATCCCTGTGCGCATTCATCTTCTACCACGTTTTCTTCCGTTGGAGACAATTTGTATTTCTCCAAGAATTTTACAATATCGCAAATAACTAATTTCTCCAAATGGGTTCCCAAGAAATTCTCCAGACTTCAGCGAAGAAATCTTTCTCGGCTCAGGTCCTCCAATGGCTACACTCTTAATGCAGTCTCTTTGCAAGATGGTAAGATTTTTCCAGCTGTTACTAGtaattatattgtttttatggtTTGATTTGTTCTTTTGTTTTGCTTCATTATTtccttttattattttatgaattttgtGTGCACGTATCTACATTTATTAAGTTCTGCCCAAAATGATttcattgtttatttatttatcttttttggGTTTTCTTTATACTGTTATGTATGGTATGAAGCAGATGTCAAGTAGATGGGACATAATTTTAGTTTCTAAGTATAGATATAACCAAAAATAACTGGATTCTTGTAGTTATCTGTTTATGCATCTTGCTGTAAGTGAACATTAATTGCATATCACTCTGGTAACATGTAATCTTCTGAAGGTTGTACTCGTTTTTTGGATAAACTGAGATTTTTTCATTGTTGTTTTCTTATCTCCCAATGTATGTTATCATTAAAACATATTTGGTTGGGTTTATTTATAGAGCTCTAAGTTGCACGCTTTGACTTACTTGAAAATGTCTCGAACCCGTATTGAAAGCTTTTTGTAATGGCGGGTGATGATTGAATTATCTATAGATTGTTCAGTAAATGATGTCCTTTTTAGCTATAAATTTGCTGCAGTAACATGCAAACTCAGTGCGTATGCAGAAGGTTCGGCTGCAAATCCTCTGGCTGAAGAAACACGGTTTTCTGAAGTTGGAGGAGAGGAATCTACTCTTAGCATTATCGTCGTTGGTGCATCAGGGGATCTCGCCAAAAAGAAGATTTTTCCAGCTCTTTTTGCTCTTTATTATGAGGATTGGCTACCTGAGgttctttcttcatttcctcCTATACTTCTTTCCTTGGTTTCGGAAGTGATTTGACACGATTTAGTTTTTTTCATAATAGGATCTAGATACACTGCTGAACTATCCCAATATTCGTGCAGAAATTTTTTGTTTTCGGTTATTCTCGGACTAAGATGAACGACGAGGAGCTAAGAAATATGATTAGTGCAACCTTAACTTGCAGAATTGACAGGAGGTATACATTGGACTAATCATAGTACGTAAAATAACCGATGTATACATCTTACTCTTTGGAGTCGTTCTTTGAATATTCATCTGCAGAGAAAACTGTGATGCTAAAATGGAGCAGTTTTTGAAGAGATGCTTTTACCATTCGGGTCAATACAATTCAGAGGATGATTTTTCAGGGTTGCATCACAAACTTAGCGCAAAAGAGGTATTGAATGAATCTCTGTATTAAGGGTAGGGTCATATGCGCTATGTTCCATTTGCGTCGTAAAGCGCTTATTCATTAAAATAGCTCAATAGACATTGAATCTTATTACAAACCAACGTTCCACACTAACAGATAGGGATCCATGTGCCATGGGTTCCAACGGAACTGATCCTGTGACGAGGATAGCCTTATAATGCTTTTGGGAGTATAAGAtttgtgttttaaaaaaatttcacataaaattttgaaatttcatgCTGGTTTCTCAATGCCAATGCTTGTGATTTCCTGTTTTAAATAGCAAGAAATCCTGTGTTATCTGCTTGTTCATATGCTTTTTAATTGCTGATACTTCAAAGATTTTATGCGGAAGATTATGATGCTGGGATGAATCTTTTCAGGGTGGTAACCTATCAAACAGGTTATTCTATTTGTCCATACCTCCCAACATATTCGTGGATGTGGTGCGATGTGCTAGTACTAAGTCGTCTTCAACGTCTGGATGGACAAGGGTCATCGTCGAAAAGCCATTTGGTCGTGACTCAGAGTCGTCGAGGGATCTGATACGTTGTCTAATGCAGTATTTGAATGAGGATCAAATATTCCGGTAAGCCCAAGTATCTTTGTTCAACTATGTGAGAAATTTGTTTAATCGAGAACTTTGACCCAGAATTGATCATTATTTGGGCAAGGAGTTGGTTGAAAATCTATCGGTGCTGCGATTTTCAAATCTTGTTTTTGAGCCTCTTTGGTCGAGAAACTACATCCGCAATGTTCAGTTTATATTTTCTGAAGATTTTGGAACTGAGGGACGAGGAGGGTGAGACTCATTGACAAATATCTAATATTTTGATTACGATGTTTTCTTCGcaattttttataaatctccACTGATTTGTTCCCAGGTACTTCGACCATTATGGAATAATCCGCGATATAATGCAAAATCATCTTCTGCAAATGTTAGCATTATTTGCAATGGAGACGCCTGTGAGCTTGGATGCTGAGGATATTAGAAATGAGAAGGTATTACAGTTTATTTTCATGTCTTTGAAACTAGCTCTGAATTTCTAAGAATTTTCAAGATATTTTTGTCTGAATGATCATGTTACAACTGAAATGCAATTAAACAGGTCAAAGTTTTGCGTTCAATGAGGCCATTGCTGCTCGAAGATGTGATTATTGGTCAATACAAGGGACACAACAAGGGTAATAAATCATACCCTGGGTATACAGATGATCATATGGTGCCAAAAGACAGCATCACTCCAACGTTTGCAGCTGCAGCACTTTTTATCAATAATGCTCGTTGGGATGGTGTACCGTTTTTAATGAAAGCGGGCAAAGCTCTCCACACTAAGCGGTAGTTAAATCTTGTACTTCGTATTTATGGAGTCACTTCTGTTGTATTTTGTTGCATGTTATACTGATTTTCTCTAACAAAAACCAGAGCGGAGATTAGAGTTCAGTTCAGACACGTTCCAGGTAACCTATATAAAGGAAACTTTGGGACGGATATGGATAAAGCCACCAATGAGTTAGTGCTTCGTGTACAGCCTGATGAAGCCGTATATTTGATAATCAACAGCAAGGTCCCTGGTCTTGGAATGAGACTAGACCGCAGTGATCTCAACCTGCTTTACAAAGCCAGGTACATAAAAAGATTATGCTCTGACTTATTACATTTAGCGTTTTGATATTAATTGCAAAGCCTTTAAAGTCAATTGTTCCAAAAGTTCGAGCTAATGAGATATGATGAAACTttagttttatattttaaaactcgATTATGTGTAAGCTATAGAACGGAGAATATTGGCTCGGAATTATAAGCATGCATGTGCATATTGGTGGGGATCTGGGATTTCGGACAAATACAGCCCATATGCTAGCAGTCCAGACcaatttaatgaaatataaAGAGGAATACACTTAAATGTCACGAGTTTGAAATCTCCTGGATTTGATGCCATTTTAGAGCTTTATGTCCCAAAATTTGGAAACATACATCACTTTTAGGTTAAATGAATAGTTGTTTTTCGGGTGGAATCTTGATTCTCACGTTGCTCTACTGTTCTATCTATACTTCAACTACTGTTACTATTTGAATTCATTCTAAAGGTACCCGAGGGAAATCCCAGATGCTTATGAGAGACTCCTGCTAGATGCCATAGCAGGAGAGCGAAGATTATTCATCAGAAGTGATGAGCTCGATGCTGCATGGGCTCTCTTCACTCCACTGCTGAAGGAATTGGAGCAACGGAAAATTTCACCTGAATTGTACCCATATGGAAGCAGAGGACCAGTCGGGGCGCACTATCTTGCCGCGAAGCACAATGTGCGATGGGGAGATCTTATTGGTGAGGAGTGAATCTTGAGTATTATTTTTGCAGTCCTTCAGATGAAATGGTTGGAGGCTTTTTGTTTGTACAGGAattcaagaatttagtgtatGCATTACAATCAATATTCAGACCTTAAAAGTGAACATGCAATGGGTTTGATGTGGACCTTAGTGCACCCAAAATAGGGGATATTTTGAGGAGACGTTTCTCCAAATGCCCCAGCTGTTGTATGGGCACTAAATTATGTTCGGgcatttcatttttaattttttaacttttggttttttattcttatttttattttttgtgtttGAGACTCCTCAAACGAACAcaattaagttttttttttttttttttaaaaaaatctatcaatacatagttTCTTACTAACTAAATGTACCAATTTTTTCGGAATAGGTATCAATTTGAGTGAATCTTTTAGGGTTTTGTTGAATTCTCCAAATTTCAATGAAAATACAAATGGTAAAGATTCttgagtttaaaaaaaaatctatcagTACATCGTTTCTTACTAACTAAATGTACCAATTTTTTCGGAATAGGTATCAATTTGAGTGAATCTTTTAGGGTTTTGTTGAATTCTCCAAATTTCAATGAAAATACAAATGGTAAAGATTCttgagtttaaaaaaaaatctatcagTACATCGTTTCTTACTAACTAAATGTACCAATTTTTTCGGAATAGGTATCAATTTGAGTGAATCTTTTAGGGTTTTGTTGAATTCTCCAAATTTCAATGAAAATACAAATGGTAAAGATTCttgagtttaaaaaaaaatctatcaatacatagttTCTTACTAACTAAATGTACCAATTTTTTCGGAATAGGTATCAATTTGAGTGAATCTTTTAGGGTTTTGTTGAATTCTCCAAATTTCAATGAAAATACAAATGGTAAAGATTCTTGAGttcattttaatttacaacATTCTCAATTTTCATTTCTCACATAATACTTGCAAAATTTCCCACTTTTTCTATACTCCAccaaattttcttaatttccaaTGTCCAAATTTTTCGAGTAAAGCTCTCGAATTCCGTTTTATAAATGTCACTCAGAATATTGTTGGAGTCGCCAATTTTTCATTGAAGCTCAGTCTCATGGAATTTGTCTGCTTCAACCATCGGggattcaatccattgataCAAGTGACAATGATAAAGGGACATAAACACCTTCTCAAATTCACAATTTCCTCCATTCTCATCACAAATTGAACTTGAAAAATATAACTCTCAATTAGGAAACCGAGACGGGCCACGAATCTGATGGAGATCATGGAAAGAGAACAATGTGGACATAAGCAGATGATAAGCTCCTTGCAACACCCTACATGATCGTAAACGAAGACTCGGTAGTGGGTGATGGCCGGAAAGGTGAGTTTTTTTGGAAATGGGTCtgtttgttaaaaaaatagtgAAAAGATATAATGGAATCTACTATAAATGATACAGTGATCGACAAGCGGATGGAATTGTTGGGACATTGGTTTTCTCGTGTCCACAttacagcggaagttttaaaatctaattttgacattcaaaatatttggacactcgtatggtttggGTTGATAAACATACATAAGATGTTTAAACTTTTACCTTagtgttgcgtgttttcttgattgctcgcaagcgcacgacgtcaatttatagtaaaatgtatttttgactacaagtgtcgatcccacgaggagtgtgtatataaaCGTATATCAATTCTTGTAATTAGAATAATCCCAACTTTATCTAGAAAATTCAGTAAAATGTTTGGTTTGCTTAaacaaattaattgaaaataaagaattaatctaatcaccgagttgagaaataacagtgagataaaatatctagagaaatgatttcattAAGTTTCTCCGATAATTATTA is a window encoding:
- the LOC142526658 gene encoding glucose-6-phosphate 1-dehydrogenase, chloroplastic-like; the encoded protein is MAAKLLNPCAHSSSTTFSSVGDNLYFSKNFTISQITNFSKWVPKKFSRLQRRNLSRLRSSNGYTLNAVSLQDEGSAANPLAEETRFSEVGGEESTLSIIVVGASGDLAKKKIFPALFALYYEDWLPEKFFVFGYSRTKMNDEELRNMISATLTCRIDRRENCDAKMEQFLKRCFYHSGQYNSEDDFSGLHHKLSAKEGGNLSNRLFYLSIPPNIFVDVVRCASTKSSSTSGWTRVIVEKPFGRDSESSRDLIRCLMQYLNEDQIFRIDHYLGKELVENLSVLRFSNLVFEPLWSRNYIRNVQFIFSEDFGTEGRGGYFDHYGIIRDIMQNHLLQMLALFAMETPVSLDAEDIRNEKVKVLRSMRPLLLEDVIIGQYKGHNKGNKSYPGYTDDHMVPKDSITPTFAAAALFINNARWDGVPFLMKAGKALHTKRAEIRVQFRHVPGNLYKGNFGTDMDKATNELVLRVQPDEAVYLIINSKVPGLGMRLDRSDLNLLYKARYPREIPDAYERLLLDAIAGERRLFIRSDELDAAWALFTPLLKELEQRKISPELYPYGSRGPVGAHYLAAKHNVRWGDLIGEE